One region of Ostrinia nubilalis chromosome 14, ilOstNubi1.1, whole genome shotgun sequence genomic DNA includes:
- the LOC135078278 gene encoding spidroin-1-like, protein MERRKREPQLEQAQDHLVRKIFSRFRRERSVAAAPAPPPARAPSAPAAPAAAAAAAPNSLSASPADPERGEPGAGGAGGTGGAGAARGKWGRLLAGGSLDAGEGARGVFARSLSVRERPAALGAGAGAGAGAGAGAGAGAGDAGTLLKAQFAKARSASALGAARQDTIEEELEEKRVAPAAAAPAHASTQAPAAACSLAGAASLAGASLTGALHTGASHGAPASAAALAHAASSHDAALAELRRDVRNEVQRLQQKLGRVEELLTMLATRLGADTDAGPGPAGAGPGPAGAGPGAGPGPAGAGPDDERPRAPTDVAALARKRRSKARSKGAAPAAPTPTTPEGPGGALGGSSSGSGDAAGAGAGAAAARRREFV, encoded by the exons ATGGAGCGCCGCAAGCGCGAGCCGCAGCTGGAGCAGGCGCAGGACCACCTCGTGCGCAAAATCTTCTCGCGCTTCCGCCGCGAGCGCAGcgtcgccgccgcgcccgcgccgccgcccgcgcgcgcGCCGTCCGCGCCCGCCgcacccgccgccgccgccgccgccgcgcccaaCTCGCTGAGCG CCAGTCCCGCGGACCCCGAGCGGGGCGAGCCGGGCGCGGGAGGGGCGGGCGGGACGGGcggggcgggcgcggcgcgcggcaaGTGGGGCCGGCTGCTGGCGGGCGGCTCGCTGGACGCGGGCGAGGGCGCGCGTGGCGTGTTCGCGCGCAGCCTGAGCGTGCGCGAGCGGCCCGCGGCGCTGggagcgggcgcgggcgcgggagcgggagcgggagcgggcgcgggcgcgggagCGGGTGATGCGGGCACGCTGCTGAAGGCGCAGTTCGCGAAAGCGCGCTCGGCGTCCGCGCTGGGCGCCGCGCGCCAGGACACCATCGAGGAG GAGTTAGAGGAGAAGCGCGTGGCACCCGCCGCCGCAGCGCCTGCGCACGCGTCCACTCAGgcgcccgccgccgcctgcTCGCTCGCCGGCGCCGCCTCGCTCGCCGGCGCCTCGCTTACCGGCGCCTTGCACACCGGCGCCTCGCACGGCGCGCCCGCGTCGGCCGCGGCGCTGGCGCACGCCGCCTCGTCGCACGACGCGGCGCTGGCCGAGCTGCGGCGCGACGTGCGCAACGAGGTGCAGAGACTGCAGCAGAAG TTGGGGCGCGTGGAAGAGCTGCTGACGATGCTGGCGACGCGCCTGGGCGCGGACACGGACGCGGGCCCCGGGCCGGCGGGCGCGGGCCCCGGGCCGGCGGGGGCGGGCCCCGGCGCGGGCCCCGGGCCGGCGGGGGCGGGCCCCGACGACGAGCGGCCGCGCGCGCCCACCGACGTCGCCGCACTCGCGCGGAAACGCCGCTCCAAG GCGAGAAGCAAAGGAGCAGCGCCGGCGGCGCCCACGCCGACCACGCCCGAGGGCCCGGGCGGCGCGCTGGGCGgcagcagcagcggcagcggcgacgcggcgggcgcgggcgcgggagcggcggcggcgcggcggcgcgagTTCGTGtag